The sequence tcgttttgccctcgttcaccaccagactccgtcgctttgcttctttatccagtttgggaaAGGCAGAGCTAACAGCGCAggtgttaaggccgatgatatcaatatccaTGCGAAACTTTCTTCGAGTTTTTTAAGAGCCCAGCGACTGAAATTATGACGATTTGTGGCTGTATTTTATACGCTTTCAAACCAAATCTTTGCGTCAAATCGCCCAAGTAGTGCCACAAGGTAGAcaagttgttgagatcggcgcCGAATCTATTCTTCTGCGTCTTCGGCAAAAGTATCATTTATAGccgcaatattctcttcacttcgAGCTGTACGTGGTCTAATCGATGGAGTATCATCCTACAATGTAAAATTCTTCTCAAttttgacgatggtttgccgaatagacggccgccatagccgaatgacgtggtgcgtgactaccatttgggagtCATTATTAcctattattttcaataacagcagtcgcccctcggcaagcaatggcaaacctacgagtgtatggtatttctgccttgaaaatctGCTTTAAATCCAAAATAGAGTCAATTATAAAGAATAACTTAAGTCATACGTCAAGTCAAGCACACGCGCCCTCAGAAACTGGACCCCTCCTAGGAGTTTACCATTCCAGTTCACCGACTTTCAGCAAAATATAATTGAGTACCCCGTCAACATAAGATAATGAAGtcgattttaaaataataatttattatgaatattttaagCGTATAATCTTTTTGaaccaaaatataaatatataattttttttctttttgtttttataatattacgAAATTCTAACAATGCAACtcttcatattttcatattacaaGTACACCAGGAACATTTCACCACTCAATGCACTTAATATACTCTTTCAACCAAACATATGAGTGAGACCCACTCCACCGAAGTAGTCTCGCTGTCCACTCAGAGGACCACTGGTCCATTTTGAAGCACTTCCAGTTAAATCCACGCGAGTATTGCGATCCGGTGAGGACCATAAATTTGCTTTGCCGCCCAATTCCAATTGGCTGCCAAAATTGGGAATGGTGCTCTTAGTCAAACTGGCGCCATGGCCATTGATGTGCGAGTATTCCAAGCCGCCACCATTACGGTCGAATTTGAAGCCATTGGCCAGTGTGTTCTGCGACTTGAAGGCATTCGCATCCAAGCTGTGTACACCGTTATTGTATAGATTAGCGCTCACGCTTTGTGTGAAGGTGTCACGTACTCCAGGGGTGTGAGTCTTCGAGATGGCGGCGCCCAAACCGTTGCTGCAATGgacaaagtaaataaagtaaatcatttattttaaaccACATTTTTTCCACACTGTATACTCACTTATTGTAGGCCAACGTGCCACCAGTGGTGACTGGACCGCGATCAGTGTTTCCCGCAGCAAAGGCGCTTCCAATTAGATTGTGATTAGGGTCACCAATAGCTTTGCCCACTTCCAGACGTGCATCTGCACCACCAAGAGGATTACTGGCCAACGAGCCACCAACACCAACATCACGTGCCACACGCACTAAAATGGGGCGTGGTGGTCGTGTTGGTGGTGGATAATACACTAGGTTTTGGTAGTGCGCCTGCTGTGGATATGTCTCTACGATGCTGCTGATTGCAATTGCAGCGACTATAGCGAAGATGAATAGCTTCATTGTTGCTCTGGTTGAAATTGTTGCTTAGATTAAGAAGATAATCGCTGTGTAAGCTAAATGTTTGCTCACTGGAGGTGTGTCGTAGTTGACTGATGTTTAGCTTGGCGCGCAAACTTGCTTTTATACGACTTCAAAATTCAGCTTAGGAAAAGTTTTGGTGTAAAATATCACAGAGTTTGTGTTTCCCCCGATACGGGGATTCTTACCTGGTACTCTTTGTTGATGATATTTTCTTGTCCATTTGTGCAGTGCGGTGCATTATGGTTTCCCGGAAGAAATTTGTCTTGGCTTGAGTTGTGCGAATTTCTTATCAGTTTCAAGCGAGAAATCCCCGTCGTGGTTGGCATGCGTACGCACACAAGCATAAGTACATGCATGTGTATGAATAGatagtaaaattttgatttcaattatttttaattcattttgtggTTTTTCAAGTTCAAAAACCTTGGCCTATATATTCATCAGAATGCATTTTGATAAGTTGAAAAATTGTCAGGTTATAACTTTCTTGAAGAAATTAATTATGATTTGGCAGGTACAAAGATGAGCTggtgaaagaaaaaagtccTCTAAGAAAAAACTCCTCCaactaagaaaaaaatccaccaaacatTGGTTGTGTTCGCGGTACTGCTAAGTTTTATATCCTTGCACTTGCCCACAAGGGTTTATATTTTGTTAACAGTATAAAGGAATCGAAATAGATAGATGTGCATATATACCAAAATGGTCAGAATAATAAAAGAGTCGATTTACTCAGTCTGCATGTCCGTTCGTTCGTCCGTGCGCACGATAACTCGAGTAAAAACCGATTTATTTCAATGAACCTCTTGTACACATATTACGCTTTATGCAAAGGAGTCTAACCACGCCTACCGGTCATATAACGgcaattttcaaaaacgaaaaaaaatttatcaaatttggtaaaaaaaattttcccaagaaaataaatacgaagagagtaaaattttgaaaattgagcTGGGCAACAGCCACTTTTTCGGTAAATGCGAGTATTTCGGTgacgacttaataaaactcgccCGAAATTGGTACAGGGTTGAgggtggctaccattcggaagtgcgtaggttcgaatctccgtgcatgaaacagcaaaatgataggaaatttttttttctaatttttcggagtcggcttaaaattctatttgtggaacaacatcaagacgcacgccagaaataggacgaggagctccgccaagcacctaacagaagtgtacgccccaattatttattgatttaacttatttttaatgCTACTCACGTCATTTAGATCCCATACCGCGCTTATTTACACAGATCTTTAATAGACACGGTGGAGCAGTGCAACAAATGGCAGGTAAACCCACCGCCTCATCCCCAGAGTTTAGGCTTGTCTCGAGAAAAGCACAGGGAAGTAGATTACTAACTTACCCAAATTAAGTATAAGTTCATCGCTGCTTTGGGCATAGGGAGACCAAAAACTATGTGCAGCGTGAACCAGCAATCAGCGAAAATGCGGAGCATGCGCTTTTTATAAATCCCCGCTTTAAAAGTCTAATAGCTAAATTGGAAGTTAACCTCGACTGCAGCGTCGCGCCTGAGAATTTAGTTCCACTAATGCTAAAAAGCATGGAAGAGTGGAAGGAAGTACAGCATATGGCTGCCGAAATGTTGCCGTACCTCCGACAAAGCGAAAGAGCAAAGCGGAAACGCAAACGCCAGGAAGTACTTTCTTAAACCAACAAACCTATGCAGAGGTGAAAATGcaagtaaagaaaaacaatactAGTCTCAGAAACTAACTTTTCTATGATATGGACAAGCACATCGTGGGGGCCGTACAGATCCTACAGTAAATGATTTTAACTCTGAGTGGTAACAGGTAAAACTTCTGACGTATTGTGTGAGGACAGTAACTTGAGCCGGGAGGATCATTATTTTAACGTTTTAGTTCGTGTTAAAGCCCACACTGACAGGGTTAGGTTTTCGATGTTTCCTTCTCGTAAAAAAAAGCCACACCAACTAGACtcgacataaatattattgagactGAATAAACATCACGCCCACATTTTATATGTTAAGTCTAATATTCCGTCCGTCCATCTGATATTACAAGCTACagtgtttgattgaaaagtaatgagccttcccgcgcggagcgtctgccaagcgatcaaccgaatcggccggtaggggaaaatgatcgttggactttccccttccactagaaaccggtcccagttcgctggcagcAGCGGTGCaatcaacatcgctccgcgcgtgaaagctgttttaaaagtgtgttaggattttgcagtggcgaaaatgcagcgatcgttggagcaacgttactcgatcaaattttgcgtaaagctaaacaaaacgagtaccgaaaccattgggctactcaaggaggcttacggggaccaatctctgtccagtgcccaggtaaaacggtggcacaagtcgttcaaggaaggccgggagaccgtcgaagacgaacagcgatctggaaggccttcgacgacgcaaacagacaaAGATGTGAACCGGGCTCGTGAACTTCACTTCaatgaagagttaaatttaacttattacaatgtacGGGAAATCGTGACCAGAAATcttgaaatgcgcaaagtgtgtgccaaatttaacccttcatcacgacaatgcgccggcgcacaccgccttcctctgcacctctgcattggccaagatgggggttccggtgcttccccaccctcccagacttcttcttgttcccgcgcctgaaaagaaagctgaaggggaggcgtttcgacaccatcgaggcgatccaaaaaactgcgacagccgaattgaacgcgattccggctatgagtttaaaaaatatttcctgcagtggaaagaccgctaccagcggtgtattgacgctcaaaggtcctattttgaagaatattagttgtaaaggccaaaaggtttaataaaactgcttaaaaaaaataaggctcactacttttcaatcaaaccctgtataactCCCATTGTCTATGGCTTTGTGCGATGCCAAAAATTAACAGCtagcccaaattaaattttactcgtACTAAAATGGACGCGAGGTTATAAAAATCGGTACGGACCTAATTTAGCCCTCCTTACTTGTTGATAATAGTTTTGTTCGCGACAGTTTCCAGTACCAAATCTTAAGCagaaaattttcggaaaaataaCAAAGGCTAACGCAAAAGTTTTGAGCCAAGAACCTGACTGCACCTTTCCGATGGCTCTTGGCATGCTGAATCCGAATATGAACACAGAAGTATTAAAGCCTGaaagttcaaaaattattatgtttttgtgTGTTATATTTTGGACTTCTAACAATATGAGATATCCAAATTGATCAACTCctgtaagaaaatgaaaatgctgatgagcttgccaggaaggggtcgactaaatttttttagaggCCTCTCACCCGATCATCGGCATCCTCCTGACTGTTGGTAAAGAGCAATTGCAtcacttatttctcaggaaagcactGATCAGACGGAGCTCAACTTCTTCGTgtgatatttcgaaaaccctataATAGACGCAGAATGCAGATAGTCCTCCACGATGGAaatccacgccattcaatttccaaacttgtacCTATGATTAGAGGTGGTCAATGACCTCGCGGCACTCGCGCAGGATAGCTGGGCTTACCATTTAATCCgcattgcagaagttgtggagGCCTTTAAGAGAAAGAGACTATTgagtattttctctgtaaatatccggGTTTGGCAACCGGACGAatgaggtcactgggtgctcctttcttcgtcAACCTAgggcagtgctccaacctaaatcgCGTCAACCTTCTCCTTTATggtacatcaacagctctggttggagGTCTacaaatggtatcaaaacggcactttagAGCTACTTTGGGAGTGCGAGTCTGGtacttgaaccatttcacggaCCTAAGTATCCCAAAGTCCAGCGCTTCGCTTTCTAAACCCATTTTTATTCGGATCAGCACATCTTTAACGTGGTTTTTcactattattttcaatttacaaaTCAATCAAAGTCTGCTGTTTGCCGGTGGGTGAATAGATATTAGTTAGCTCGACAAGCACATAGCCAGAGAGGACGCACGTGGGATATTTTGGCTACACTTCCAGTCACAACGGTTAGCATGGAATAGTCGTTTTCTACTATGAGAATCATAAAATCTTTACCTCCAGATTTAATGAGCCCAAGTAAATTAAGCGGACTTGCTATGGTTTCCATTCACTGGGACTTCACTGTTGATCCGGACGAAATGACCGACTTCTTGTGGACAAAAAATCGAGAGATTTACTTCATCGATCAAATGCTTGGGACTCAATTtgttaacataaaatatttatttattcgttaATTTTTGTTCCCTATCTCCTACTGCATAAACACTTCTAGTTCTAGCTTGGATTGTCGAATTGTGTTCATCTTCACAATAAatgcaaacaacttttttatgtgAAGTTCTAGCGGACATTGctatgaaaaaatatacatcATAAAGGCTGATccatttagaggtatcggattttaaattgaaataaaacaacgaaaactcaaattgattgggtaaactgtattatttttttgtagagccattcatggcatttatttttttaagataatccctttcaaatattaGCCGCAACTGCGACGTAAtttggccatccgtaaacatcaattttAAAAGATTCGATGGAGGTCGGTATCcggtgaataactttagtaatgttagcttccaatgcctcaaccgaagctggtttatccacaaagcatttcaactttacatacccccaaaAGGGGTGctatcacacgatcttgttgGCCAATTCACtcgtccgagacgagagataaattgctcatcgAAACGACTACAGCGTCCATTATTTCGCGGGCTGGAACCGCATGTTGTGATGCATCTAAAAGTCATTTACCAAAGCgcaatagcgttcgccattcactgttacactggcggcagcctcgtctttgaagtaatatgggccgatgattcctctaaCCCATAGACCACaccaaatggttgttttcaatggatgtaaaggCTGCTCTTGAATGACTTCCGGTTGCTCTGCAGCCCAAATACgagaattttgcttattgacgtagccattaagccaaaaatgggctacgtcgctgtacaccataagttggcctgagcgcgcgatgaactctTTTTACAGAGCGTCTAGTTTCGTACTCCAATAGTACGATTTGTAAAGGTAAACGACTTACGTCTCGTCTTTCCATTATGTACTCAGTTTGACGCACGCGTCATCTGCCAAAAAAAcacctattgaaaaaagtaCGCGTGCCTACTCGTCATCTGCTAAAAAAACCCCCGTTGGAAAAAGTgcatccaatctgatcacccatTATAACTGAAAATCTGTGGGCACTACGCGAAATAAGATTCTGGCTACAAGTCAGAGACTAAGAGATCATAGCTGAGAGGCTAGGCACTAAGGCATAGATACCGATTGGACTTAAGACCAAAGATAGACAGAATGGATGGGAAAACGCGCGAAACAGCAGAGATACTACAAAGTTGATTCCTCTTGAAACTTCCCTGACTGCTTAATGAATCTGATAAATCTGCTAAACGATAGGAAATCTAGCTGATCTATTCTCTATACATCTGCCCTAAAAATGCGCCTACTTAATCTAGAGAATGTCGAGCAAAAATAGGGAAACTGCTCTCTATTTTCAGCCTCCTCTAACAGAAGACACTTATTGGGTTGTCCGCGATACATCTTTTTCTTTGGAATTTTTTGCCAAGAGATTGCataacaaatgtaaaacaatttCGGAGATGTTGCACCGGATATCaccccaaaaaaaaataataataattggcgcgtacacttctgttacgtgtttggccgagctcctcctcctatttgtggtgtgcgtcttggtgttgttccacaaaccaCCCAACACGGATGAAATTGAGACAGCGGATGCAACTATACTGAaataacaacgaaaatttctccCAAAGGTTGTTcctcatttaatttttgttaaaaaaagatctgggtttaatttttaaattggcgCAAAATGAACGAAATGGAACACCCTATGTtgtaatttggaaaatatttgtataatcaCAGTTTTAGAAATAATGAGAATGCATTTCCATGCTactgatttttaattatttaaaaatgtcaaaaaaaaattgaggttATGTTGTTGAAATCACCAGCTTCTCTATCTGATTCTATTTTTTTGCGGCTTCTCTATCAAATGAATgcattaaaacataaaataatatatttaatttttgttttattccagaataaattaattttatacaatcACAAAGTTTTAActctaaataaaactaatatttttttaaataacaatttcAAGTGCGTAAAACTATTTCTCCCAACAACTCATCGCTCTGCATTATCCTTCAACCAAACATGTGCGTCAGACCCAAGCCAGCGCTGAAATCC is a genomic window of Anastrepha ludens isolate Willacy chromosome 6, idAnaLude1.1, whole genome shotgun sequence containing:
- the LOC128866372 gene encoding attacin-B-like: MKLFIFAIVAAIAISSIVETYPQQAHYQNLVYYPPPTRPPRPILVRVARDVGVGGSLASNPLGGADARLEVGKAIGDPNHNLIGSAFAAGNTDRGPVTTGGTLAYNNNGLGAAISKTHTPGVRDTFTQSVSANLYNNGVHSLDANAFKSQNTLANGFKFDRNGGGLEYSHINGHGASLTKSTIPNFGSQLELGGKANLWSSPDRNTRVDLTGSASKWTSGPLSGQRDYFGGVGLTHMFG